The Zygosaccharomyces rouxii strain CBS732 chromosome A complete sequence genome window below encodes:
- the TAO3 gene encoding Tao3p (similar to uniprot|P40468 Saccharomyces cerevisiae YIL129C TAO3 Identified in a hunt for mutants that activate OCH1 transcription Transcriptional Activator of OCH1) yields MNTGFTFPPQQVNKDTGAQESFRFPKPSTSIPATTTAPNDITQVNSSTANSETNLTNGFEDSAYNSNNGGGHNAVVAPIAETDELAPVIDIPPPLEISGKEIRSFTPVPELAEKSGEDLYANNETNVDETGNFLINSVTPPDGLGSQLSQKPQELQQPQQPQQPQQPQQPQQPQQLQQQIPTETQRKSQVEDYVSNLRQQMATDWKSPSEYALHILFTKFVRHAENKLNQCLHHPLTSEPPIVDILGEGVDPNFDKIVESLGHIAKNKPKPVIDAMMFWRKTKSEIACVAAEEVENLLKEYENDQVKQYPIKHQPSSSISQPKTHSKSMSNGSRFSHKRNSSSKSSTGSKGAIEDNKMRNLELSIITARDAAFQADRKSLISIYILCRVLIEIVKQAPEGADEDLSDKLEEIVFTQLKTTDPMSISSSIIKSSNWNSFAELLGWMSERKFISVSDRFIADLEKIPTFVTRDLEPGVHLLILGMRYLRLKNYPLEKFEETADFMKSIAKFFYQAENLSVSLAYAEVISQLLLPLAGSMTAEVNHPTWVEAMTALLSTTAKLQTESSSSKYWASIFRLNVSILCVAPAELFSEYWITLIEKNARKIKNKSLPARVLFVVGLSRLVWVYLYRCPETLNNTTRTLSRLFALFLSTKKKENWITTDLELINPLSDVLVTVGYAYPNFLMENAILPLVRTSFNGFSLDGINYERMILVINTYRGLLMTNNKPEFPENDSRYYELSLNDISIKQNEALTSNHEEVCTYFYKLFLLLDSNIGSEVWSPENQHNRPPTTPFEKFSLFSNDNNNNNNRNLNIALFATLIETIPSCLNISGQIPFKSTIEIISRNAVHADLLIASSCQNALKALASKKNPYTLITWFAKYSFDFDEKTQSSYNMSYLSSTEYRRLLILYVGLLECWLEEFHSSNLEEKKRETGLDGIELMPVDNNLEELNEVETLEWKNTVTVIEEVEGNGLFFLCSQDAGIRHLGIQILRIISKFDEAMVEKTVRLSKCHSRSSSYFAAHRGTRLVDLLNDTDFYSLLDSKRTLLSMVEKSRISKLTAKFKKGVLIKIAESEYGVDAALWQRIFPKLLSVVCVACPITMALCRSIVCIRLVQVHGIILQIANNVEDRPREISPEVIINQWKLFLVVACTSLTSTNDQKLHIPTSGFRHGRKKSQQIFTVQHQKIKSATSVFKMVLPLLNADSTMIRDAIISGLSSMNVNIYKAYIESIEGFLCTWSLQSSNNKIRVEMFHVLTILSRFLNETMILEDKVLLKKISEILRHVKKFLEEESVQYSYEFQTLRSYFAELLRNYYSVVRLEPQFDQLFPFQARASCFKYLKEWCGYGELAFIAEERYNTMIRNTDNSRDRTAITAGIEFQRSRLEKVALETMVVLCSDTITKTIQDVPEMPIVISFDIAGLLSWIESLFNAEDESFKNMGVSALENLLEMNTSNHQLFKEVAFQCAAHHKSPHVSVLYYITLCKTVLKMDNLVLEEDELVSLGLFGVVSDREDARSYAVDLLSAVEAKLHNSFYTKVFKERLASSSKTVYKSTAKEVSSIFAELLSQELCLKIFSALVGTMDSFSFETKRDILILLTPWVNKFTLKSIEELDTFMILNNLFYITIDLNNTLPIEVEQLWISLGKGNGFQNIHVSLEFIMTVSINHRNPNFVQHARDVVLYLGNVPGGIGLVDNLTSNLEPKSMIPLTKSEVKGPTENDKGYFIANVWDRLNYHGKSITFSKAHLSIIFLVNLLTDPSEALKGNIANLLHVSVCLLDHYVPLIQESASKIVCDLIFGLAPTHEKSEDTVELLRSKQKIWSYDNFMKDKNSARSPKAMDLLIRNLLSIFPDIGTLQVDWQKIALKWATTCSVRHITCRSFQVFRSLLIFLDQGMLRDMLHRLSNTVADVNPDIQGFAMQILMTLNAITAELDPADLINFPQLFWSITACLNSIHEQEFIEVLSCFMKFISKIDLNSPDTVRCLIATFPSNWEGRFDGLQQIVMTGLRSANSSDITWKVLDKLNLLEDSRIIANSESRLLFALISNLPRFLQAMDRKDYSNIQTAVDAMVSLSNANNQPSISRLLDSLAKNKFRSKKDFLSQVISFISRNYFPKYSAQTIVFLSGLLLNKTDWVKLQSMEILKYIFPLVDLRKPEFAGVGADLISPLLRLLLTDYEARALEVLDCVPQVSGSKMDKDVLRVSMGNNDVKSSNRVTATLFGIPDESGWSVPMPTMTAATTRHNVHAVFMTCTANTTGEDPAQEMPYMEDIVDFHADADYALGRSETNDSLSMIEEKEASLSHMWAELDNLDSFFTRNNTASAAAAAAAAAAAAAGGKSKSAPPNDIGSLHDRSNSVETAQTEQTLQLESAPQLYDKKVSAILNHSLTKVPSNISFKTSLADSFAANTGSQGLINELGHRGNQPIYSEDGSGTASGNVSAVCSANGNVGGNGSGLTRSRNSGNFKSPTNSLSLSGKARSTESPQDSLFRFEGFLRSSQRGSRRKWQQHQQHQQLLSQTIHEQVIPSSSSYYDAESTSPKPPLRASSVSPNAGNRGKSQKSQKHYHLPHFSSNKAQSWANHPSETE; encoded by the coding sequence ATGAATACAGGATTTACTTTCCCCCCTCAACAAGTCAACAAAGATACAGGTGCACAAGAAAGTTTCAGATTTCCAAAGCCAAGTACTTCCATTCCTGCAACAACAACTGCTCCAAATGATATCACTCAAGTAAACTCTTCGACAGCAAATTCTGAGACGAATTTAACGAATGGTTTTGAGGATAGTGCTTATAACTCCAACAACGGTGGTGGTCACAATGCGGTTGTAGCTCCTATAGCGGAAACAGATGAATTAGCGCCAGTGATCGATATACCGCCACCGCTAGAGATTAGCGGGAAAGAAATACGATCTTTTACACCTGTACCGGAGTTAGCAGAGAAATCAGGGGAAGATTTATATGCTAATAATGAAACTAATGTTGATGAAACTGGAAACTTTCTTATTAATTCTGTAACGCCTCCCGATGGATTAGGATCACAGTTATCACAGAAACCACAGGAGTTACAACAACCGcagcaaccacaacagccgcagcaaccacaacaaccgcagcaaccacaacaacTACAACAGCAGATTCCAACGGAAACACAGAGGAAATCACAGGTTGAAGACTACGTTTCCAATCTGAGACAGCAGATGGCAACGGACTGGAAAAGTCCTTCGGAATATGCACTACACATTCTTTTCACGAAATTCGTCAGACATGCTGAAAATAAATTAAATCAATGTTTACATCATCCGTTAACTTCAGAACCGCCGATTGTAGATATCTTAGGTGAAGGTGTTGATCctaattttgataaaatagTTGAATCCCTAGGTCATATCGCTAAGAACAAACCTAAACCAGTAATAGATGCTATGATGTTTTGGAGAAAGACTAAATCGGAAATTGCTTGCGTAGCCGCtgaagaagtggaaaatcttttaaaagagtatgaaaatgatcaaGTTAAACAATATCCTATCAAACATCAgccttcatcatcaatttcgCAACCAAAGACACATTCTAAATCCATGAGTAATGGTAGTAGGTTTTCACATAAACGAAAcagttcttcaaaatcttcgACCGGAAGTAAAGGTGCAATTGAAGATAATAAAATGCGTAATCTGGAACTGAGTATCATTACTGCTAGGGATGCTGCATTTCAAGCAGATAGAAAATCTTTGATTAGTATTTATATCCTTTGCCGAGTACTAATTGAGATCGTTAAACAAGCTCCAGAAGGTGCAGATGAAGACCTTAGCGATAAActagaagaaattgttttTACACAATTAAAGACCACGGATCCAATGTCAATTTCATCGAGCATAAttaaatcatcaaattggaattcCTTTGCTGAATTATTGGGTTGGATGTcagaaagaaaatttaTATCGGTTAGTGATAGATTCATTGCTGATTTAGAGAAAATACCAACATTTGTTACTAGAGATTTGGAGCCAGGCGTTCATCTTTTAATTCTAGGTATGCGATATTTGAGGTTAAAAAACTATCcacttgaaaaatttgaagagaCGGCAGATTTTATGAAAAGTATAgcaaaattcttttatcAAGCGGAAAATTTATCGGTCAGCTTAGCTTACGCAGAAGTAATTAGTCAATTACTCTTGCCATTGGCTGGTTCAATGACAGCGGAAGTTAATCATCCAACATGGGTCGAAGCAATGACAGCATTATTATCCACAACAGCTAAATTGCAAACGGAAAGTAGTAGCAGCAAATATTGGGCTAGTATCTTTCGGTTAAATGTGTCTATATTATGTGTGGCGCCGGCAGAGCTTTTCTCAGAATACTGGATTACTTTAATTGAGAAAAATGCTAGAAAGATAAAAAACAAAAGTTTACCTGCAAGAGTCCTATTTGTTGTTGGACTATCAAGATTAGTTTGGGTCTATCTGTATAGATGCCCGGAAACCCTAAACAATACTACTAGAACCCTAAGTCGATTATTTGCCCTTTTCCTGAGtacgaagaagaaagaaaattggaTCACAACTGATTTAGAACTAATAAATCCTCTATCGGATGTCTTAGTTACCGTTGGGTACGCATATCCAAACTTTTTGATGGAAAATGCTATTCTGCCGTTGGTTAGAACttctttcaatggattttcGCTGGATGGTATCAATTACGAAAGAATGATTTTGGTAATTAACACGTATAGAGGACTATTAATGACGAACAATAAGCCTGAGTTTCCTGAAAACGATAGTAGGTATTACGAATTGAGCTTAAATGACATCTCGATAAAGCAGAACGAAGCTCTTACGTCAAATCATGAAGAAGTTTGCACGTATTTTTACAAGTTGTTTTTATTGTTAGATTCCAATATCGGTTCAGAAGTTTGGTCACCAGAGAATCAGCATAACAGACCTCCGACCACTCCATTCGAAAagttttctcttttttctaatgacaataacaataacaataatagaAATCTCAACATTGCATTGTTTGCTACATTAATCGAAACTATCCCTAGCTGTTTAAACATCTCTGGACAAATCCCATTTAAATCTACTATTGAAATCATCTCTAGAAATGCAGTGCATGCTGATCTCTTAATTGCTAGCAGCTGTCAAAATGCACTGAAGGCTCTTgcatcaaagaaaaatccGTACACATTAATCACTTGGTTTGCCAAGTATTCATTTGACTTCGATGAAAAGACTCAATCGAGCTATAACATGTCGTACCTTTCCTCCACCGAATATCGAAGacttctaattctttacGTCGGATTACTGGAATGTTGGTTGGAAGAATtccattcttcaaatcttgagGAGAAAAAGCGAGAGACAGGGTTAGATGGTATCGAATTAATGCCAGTGGACAACAATTTAGAAGAACTTAATGAGGTAGAAACTCTAGAATGGAAGAATACAGTTACAGTGATCGAAGAAGTAGAAGGTAACGGTTtattcttcctctgctcACAGGATGCAGGTATACGTCATTTGGGTATTCAGATATTGAGGATCATATCGAAGTTTGATGAAGCTATGGTAGAGAAAACAGTCAGACTCTCAAAGTGCCATTCCCGgtcttcttcatatttTGCGGCCCATCGAGGTACGAGACTGGTCGATCTTCTCAACGATACTGATTTCTATTCTTTGTTAGACAGTAAGAGGACTCTACTTAGTATGGTAGAGAAATCAAGGATCTCGAAGCTTACTgccaaattcaaaaaagGTGTTCTCATAAAAATTGCAGAATCTGAATACGGTGTCGATGCAGCTCTTTGGCAAAGAATTTTCCCTAAGCTCCTCTCAGTAGTTTGTGTGGCATGTCCCATTACAATGGCTCTTTGCCGATCAATCGTTTGCATTAGGCTTGTGCAAGTTCATGGAATAATTTTGCAGATTGCTAATAACGTCGAAGATAGACCCAGGGAGATTTCACCGGAAGTTATTATCAACCAGTGGAAATTATTCTTGGTGGTCGCTTGTACTTCTTTGACCTCTACCAATGATCAGAAATTGCATATTCCCACTTCAGGATTTCGCCACGGTAGAAAGAAAAGTCAACAAATCTTTACTGTGCAACATCAAAAGATTAAGTCAGCTACATCTGTCTTTAAAATGGTGCTCCCACTGCTGAATGCTGATTCTACAATGATTAGAGATGCCATTATCTCAGGTCTAAGCTCCATGAATGTAAACATTTATAAGGCCTACATTGAAAGCATCGAAGGATTTTTGTGTACATGGTCGTTGCAAAGTTCCAATAACAAGATAAGAGTAGAAATGTTTCACGTGTTAACCATATTATCTagatttttgaatgaaacCATGATTCTAGAGGACAAggtacttttgaagaagatctCTGAAATACTCAGACatgtaaagaaatttttggaagagGAATCTGTGCAATATTCGTACGAATTCCAAACATTACGCAGTTATTTCGCAGAACTTCTTCGCAATTACTATTCGGTGGTACGTTTAGAACCACAGTTTGACCAATTGTTTCCCTTTCAAGCTCGTGCTTCCTGTTTTAAGTACCTAAAAGAATGGTGCGGATATGGTGAACTTGCTTTTATTGCAGAGGAAAGGTACAATACGATGATTCGCAACACTGATAATAGCAGAGATCGTACAGCGATTACGGCAGGTAttgaatttcaaagaagtaGACTGGAAAAGGTTGCACTCGAGACGATGGTTGTGTTATGCTCTGACACCATCACCAAGACTATACAGGATGTTCCGGAAATGCCAATCGTCATTTCGTTTGACATCGCTGGACTTCTTTCTTGGATTGAATCACTTTTTAACGCCGAAGATGAGTCTTTCAAGAATATGGGTGTTTCGGCTCTAGAGAACCTTTTGGAAATGAACACTAGTAATCATCAATTATTCAAGGAGGTGGCCTTTCAATGTGCTGCCCACCACAAGAGCCCCCATGTTTCTGTTTTGTATTACATCACGTTATGCAAGACCGTTCTGAAGATGGACAACTTGGTTTTAGAAGAGGATGAGCTAGTATCCTTGGGCTTATTTGGAGTTGTCTCAGACAGAGAAGATGCCCGTAGCTACGCAGTTGACTTGCTTTCTGCTGTGGAAGCGAAACTCCATAATTCGTTCTATACCAAAGTGTTCAAAGAGCGTCTGGCAAGTTCATCTAAAACAGTATACAAGTCTACCGCCAAGGAAGTTTCAAGTATATTTGCAGAGCTTCTGTCCCAAGAACTTTGTctcaaaatattttcagCTCTAGTAGGAACGATggattctttttcttttgaaaccaaGAGGGATATATTGATTCTTTTAACACCATGGGTCAATAAATTTACACTAAAATCCATCGAAGAACTAGACACCTTTATGATATTGAACAATCTTTTTTACATCACTATTGACCTTAACAACacattaccaattgaagtAGAGCAACTCTGGATATCGCTAGGTAAGGGAAATGGATTTCAAAACATCCATGTTTCGTTGGAATTTATCATGACCGTCTCGATAAACCACCgtaatccaaattttgTGCAGCATGCCAGGGATGTTGTGCTATATTTGGGGAACGTTCCGGGTGGTATTGGGCTTGTGGATAATTTAACCAGCAACCTGGAGCCCAAATCTATGATTCCTTTGACCAAAAGTGAAGTGAAGGGGCCTACAGAAAACGACAAGGGTTATTTTATTGCGAACGTTTGGGATCGTCTAAATTATCATGGTAAGAGCATCACCTTCTCCAAAGCCCACCTGTCTATCATCTTTCTGGTGAACCTATTGACTGACCCCAGTGAGGCCTTAAAGGGTAATATTGCCAACCTTTTACATGTATCAGTCTGTCTACTTGACCACTATGTCCCACTTATTCAAGAAAGTGCATCCAAAATCGTCTGCGACCTCATTTTTGGATTGGCGCCTACCCACGAGAAATCGGAAGATACGGTGGAACTTCTCAGAAGcaaacaaaaaatttggtCTTATGACAATTTCATGAAGGATAAAAATTCGGCAAGGTCACCAAAGGCGATGGATCTTTTAATAAGAAACCTGCTATCAATATTTCCTGATATAGGAACCCTCCAGGTCGATTGGCAAAAGATTGCTCTTAAATGGGCCACTACATGCTCCGTCAGACACATTACATGTCGTTCCTTCCAGGTGTTCCGTTCATTGCTAATTTTCCTAGACCAAGGCATGTTAAGAGATATGCTCCATCGTTTATCCAATACTGTAGCCGATGTAAATCCAGATATTCAAGGATTTGCGATGCAAATATTGATGACATTGAATGCGATTACCGCAGAGTTGGACCCTGCCGACCTGATTAACTTCCCACAGCTGTTTTGGTCTATTACTGCATGTCTGAATAGTATTCACGAGCAAGAGTTCATCGAAGTTTTATCCTGTTTTatgaaattcatctcaAAGATCGATTTGAATTCGCCAGACACCGTTAGATGTCTAATCGCAACTTTCCCCTCCAATTGGGAAGGTCGTTTTGACGGATTACAACAAATTGTCATGACAGGCCTGAGATCAGCAAATTCTTCTGATATAACATGGAAGGTTTTGGACAAATTGAACTTGCTCGAAGACAGTCGTATTATTGCAAACTCAGAATCTCGTCTTTTATTTGctttaatttcaaatttgccTCGCTTTTTACAAGCCATGGATCGAAAGGACTATAGCAATATCCAGACTGCTGTGGATGCCATGGTTAGTCTATCAAACGCCAACAACCAACCCTCAATTTCTAGATTGTTAGACTCCTTAGCCAAAAATAAGTTCCGTTCCAAAAAGGACTTTCTCAGCCAAGTGATCAGTTTTATTTCCAGAAACTATTTCCCCAAGTACTCCGCACAGACTATTGTGTTTTTATCAGGTCTTCTGCTAAACAAAACCGACTGGGTTAAGTTACAGTCAATGGAAATTCTCAAATACATTTTCCCACTAGTCGACCTGAGGAAACCGGAATTTGCCGGCGTTGGTGCTGATTTGATATCACCGCTTCTGAGACTTCTTTTGACAGACTACGAAGCTCGTGCTCTAGAGGTTCTCGATTGTGTGCCACAAGTCTCAGGAAGCAAAATGGACAAAGACGTTTTAAGAGTTAGTATGGGAAACAACGATGTGAAAAGCAGTAACCGTGTTACTGCTACCTTGTTCGGGATTCCGGATGAAAGTGGATGGTCAGTGCCCATGCCCACTATGACAGCTGCCACAACAAGACACAATGTTCACGCTGTATTCATGACCTGTACTGCCAACACTACCGGTGAAGATCCTGCACAAGAAATGCCATACATGGAGGATATCGTAGACTTCCATGCAGACGCTGACTACGCTTTAGGTCGTTCAGAGACCAATGATTCATTGTCGAtgattgaagaaaaggagGCTTCCTTGAGTCACATGTGGGCCGAGCTGGACAACTTGGACAGTTTCTTTACCAGAAACAATACTGCTTCAGCAGCTGCTGCCGCAGCAGCTGCGGCTGCGGCAGCTGCAGGAGGAAAATCAAAGTCCGCACCGCCAAATGACATCGGATCTCTGCATGATCGTTCCAACTCTGTAGAAACTGCACAGACAGAACAGACTCTCCAATTAGAATCCGCGCCTCAACTGTATGACAAGAAAGTTTCTGCCATTTTAAACCATAGCTTGACAAAAGTTCCCTCTAACATATCCTTCAAGACCTCTTTAGCTGATTCCTTTGCAGCCAACACTGGTAGTCAAGGTTTGATTAACGAATTAGGACATCGCGGGAATCAACCGATTTACAGTGAAGACGGAAGCGGTACTGCAAGTGGTAACGTTAGTGCAGTCTGTAGCGCTAATGGTAATGTAGGCGGCAATGGTAGCGGACTAACACGTTCTAGAAACTCTGGTAACTTCAAATCTCCAACCAATTCGCTTTCCCTTTCGGGTAAAGCCCGTAGTACAGAATCCCCGCAGGACAGTTTATTCCGATTTGAAGGATTCCTAAGAAGTTCACAGAGGGGAAGCCGTCGTAAATGGcaacaacaccaacaaCACCAGCAACTACTCTCACAGACAATTCACGAGCAAGTGATtccatcatcttcatcctaCTACGATGCCGAATCAACGTCTCCTAAACCACCCTTAAGGGCATCATCCGTATCACCTAATGCCGGAAATAGAGGCAAATCACAGAAGTCCCAGAAACATTACCATTTACCTCATTTTTCTTCGAATAAGGCACAATCTTGGGCAAATCATCCTAGTGAAACTGAATGA
- the MET18 gene encoding Met18p (similar to uniprot|P40469 Saccharomyces cerevisiae YIL128W MET18 DNA repair and TFIIH regulator required for both nucleotide excision repair (NER) and RNA polymerase II (RNAP II) transcription possible role in assembly of a multiprotein complex(es) required for NER and RNAP II transcription), translated as MASEEASIFLETSIVSFVSNVDIDESSSDKTATQIAERISDKKFKLLDLIVSLRDYLTSQDLNRRKKALCCLSTVLSKLPDDKLLKNEISVVLSFYASKFDDTLMMQETLSGIYSLSGMKFLSMTEVGPILDLLSNKYNPSSHLAATRYFAFKILEKIYQRFSPKLIEDGELADLFVKTFLHVGNGEKDPRNLLLSFHLNELVSSNWNNVEKFKEDLFDILFCYFPITFRPPKDDPYKISNADLKISLRSAISASPAFAEDAFGNLIDKLAASSPSVKNDTLLTVKACIDKFGGEACLKHWLPLWSSLKFEIMHGNDAGYPDSPVSSPTQISEADNYQLSVNVMRSIASALLQFDEKAFDKFLSHIVEEVRPNFTYEKDLKQTCCLLGSIASANQQIFNKVVALVLPLFFKNSPELSKLKLEIMNLSFFFDAYIRVFGEANSEQNEVPPNSLSEQKDEILMVLSKALTASPKVEVTIRTLSIIQFTKLIKMKGFLMREEVALIVQYIYEAILTDNNKNIYYAGLESLKAIGEIHEDIVFEISLKRMLELLPIDPNEGAQLNENEPVDKETILKAILDFTNSRHKLVKESVLGLSKKLCQVAPYADSSEYCFLIISSIHTLLSNNIEMIRENDAGFIKENIEMPLFAAMTNYPSLQKDDHNLTLLSNIIFFLNLKSPRNTHQDELTRYKKYFVDSLQLFVKPSRLVVPFEKLLCGIDKNCEFNEVEHYFAQTMDLLRSEEITEAQFERLGYLELLTIFTNKWMDEQSLSKFINLDDLSPVNLEMLVWIVKGLVMKNSHHAVLFQEKFVNLLSSSEIGNYMAKLFEVFVVDVITFQKYKGISWNNNVKLTYKQKFFNDVFSRLVDAFKNTSEMDVKSNYLTALSLVSKHISSNLIEPYMNEMLPLLLQSLDMPNSEVKVSALNTLLDTCEKFHQLITEHVQTLSRSLLKLVSPVSYNSVSVRVLALRMLETLTHVVPLNHLLPFKEDIIDGLLPVLDDKKRIVRKQCVGTRQAYFELGQVPFE; from the coding sequence ATGGCCAGCGAAGAAGCTTCCATCTTTCTAGAAACTAGTATCGTTTCCTTTGTCAGTAATGTcgatattgatgaaagtaGTTCGGATAAGACAGCTACCCAAATAGCTGAAAGAATATctgataaaaaattcaagtTACTGGATTTAATTGTGTCATTAAGAGATTATTTAACATCACAAGATTTAAACAGACGAAAAAAAGCTCTATGTTGTCTTTCTAcagttctttcaaagctcCCAGATGACAAATTACTTAAAAATGAGATATCAGTGGTCCTTTCATTTTATGCATCGAAATTCGATGATACTCTAATGATGCAAGAAACTTTAAGTGGGATTTATTCTTTAAGCggaatgaaatttttatcaatgaCGGAAGTGGGTCCCATCTTAGACCTTTTGAGCAATAAATACAATCCAAGCTCTCATCTAGCAGCTACTAGATATTTcgctttcaaaattttagagaaaATTTACCAGAGGTTTAGTCCTAAATTGattgaagatggtgaattggCAGATTTATTCGTAAAAACTTTCTTACATGTGGgtaatggtgaaaaggaTCCTAGAAATCTTTTACTCTCGTTCCATTTAAATGAATTGGTTTCatcaaattggaacaacgtggaaaaatttaaagaagatttgtTTGACATTTTATTCTGTTACTTCCCCATTACTTTTAGACCACCAAAGGATGATCCAtacaaaatttccaatgctgatttgaaaatttccCTAAGAAGTGCCATTTCCGCCTCACCTGCCTTTGCCGAAGATGCATTTGGTAATTTAATTGATAAACTGGCAGCATCTTCCCCCAGTGTTAAAAATGATACTTTGCTGACTGTAAAGGCCTGTATCGATAAATTTGGCGGTGAAGCATGTCTAAAACATTGGTTACCCCTGTGGAGTTCTctaaaatttgaaattatgCATGGTAACGATGCTGGATATCCTGACTCGCCTgtatcatcaccaactcAAATATCAGAGGCTGATAATTATCAGTTATCTGTGAATGTAATGAGATCTATCGCAAGTGCCCTTTTgcaatttgatgaaaaggcATTTGACAAATTTCTTTCGCACATTGTGGAAGAAGTTAGACCTAATTTCACatatgaaaaggatttgAAGCAAACTTGCTGTTTGCTTGGATCCATCGCTAGTGCTAATCAACAGATTTTTAACAAAGTAGTTGCATTAGTGCTTCctttattctttaaaaattctcCAGAACTCtcgaaattgaaattagaaaTAATGAACctttcctttttctttgatgCATACATAAGGGTATTTGGTGAAGCTAATAGTGAACAAAACGAAGTACCACCTAATTCTCTATCAGAGCAGaaggatgaaattttaatgGTATTGAGCAAAGCATTAACTGCAAGTCCAAAGGTGGAAGTCACCATAAGAACACTCTCGATTATacaatttaccaaattaATAAAGATGAAGGGGTTTTTAATGAGGGAGGAAGTCGCACTCATCGTACAATACATTTATGAAGCTATTCTAACAGACAACAATAAAAACATTTATTATGCTGGTTTGGAATCCTTAAAGGCTATTGGAGAAATACACGAAGACAttgtttttgaaatatctttgaaaagaatgcTTGAGCTACTACCCATTGACCCCAATGAGGGGGCTCAGTTAAATGAGAACGAGCCAGTTGATAAGGaaacaattttgaaagcCATATTGgatttcaccaattccAGACATAAGCTAGTCAAAGAGAGTGTTCTCGGACtatcaaaaaaattatgTCAAGTAGCACCATATGCGGATTCTAGTGAATATTGTTTCCTAATTATCTCCTCTATTCACACACTCTTATCGAACAATATTGAAATGATTAGGGAAAATGACGCTGGattcatcaaagaaaatatcGAAATGCCGCTATTCGCTGCAATGACTAATTATCCATCTCTTCAAAAGGATGATCATAATTTGACATTGTTATCCAATAtaatcttctttctcaatttAAAGAGCCCCAGAAATACTCatcaagatgaattaaCCAGATACAAGAAATATTTTGTCGACAGTCTGCAGCTTTTTGTCAAACCTTCACGTCTTGTAGTgccatttgaaaaactcCTATGTGGAATTGATAAGAACTGTGAATTCAATGAAGTAGAGCACTACTTTGCACAAACTATGGATCTTTTAAGAAGTGAAGAAATCACCGAAGCTCAGTTTGAGAGATTAGGGTACTTGGAATTATTAACTATCTTCACGAACAAATGGATGGATGAGCAGTCATTGTCGAAATTTATTAATTTGGATGATCTATCACCCGTCAATTTAGAGATGCTTGTATGGATAGTCAAAGGTTTAGTCATGAAGAATTCTCATCATGCGGTATTATTCCAAGAAAAGTTTGTGAACTTACTATCGAGCTCAGAAATTGGTAACTATATGGCCAAGTTATTTGAAGTTTTCGTTGTAGACGTCATCACATTTCAAAAATACAAGGGCATCAGTTGGAACAACAACGTCAAATTGACTTACAAgcaaaaattcttcaatgatGTGTTTAGCAGACTGGTGGATGCCTTCAAGAATACGTCAGAGATGGACGTTAAATCCAACTATTTAACAGCACTCTCTCTTGTTTCCAAACACATCTCAAGCAATTTGATCGAACCCTATATGAATGAAATGTTACCGCTACTTTTACAATCCTTAGATATGCCCAATTCTGAAGTTAAGGTATCTGCTCTGAACACTCTACTAGATActtgtgaaaaattccatcaGTTAATTACTGAACATGTTCAGACTCTATCGCGCTCGCTGTTGAAATTAGTATCACCAGTTTCCTACAATAGTGTCAGCGTAAGGGTTCTTGCCCTAAGAATGCTGGAGACTTTAACCCATGTAGTACCATTAAATCACCTCCTTCCTTTCAAAGAGGACATTATTGATGGATTACTACCAGTATTGGATGataaaaagagaattgtGAGAAAACAGTGTGTGGGCACAAGACAAGCCTATTTTGAACTAGGCCAAGTCCCATTTGAATGA